One part of the Saprospiraceae bacterium genome encodes these proteins:
- a CDS encoding DUF1501 domain-containing protein, which yields MTINKISRRKFVGQLSCAALGYTSIMNSLIHLKGINALTAANSMMDPQYKALVCLMLSGGNDSYNMLVPMGNKEYTDYAKIRSNLAIPKTELLPITVNNSPGRTFGIHPSMKHAQKLFEDGKLTFISNVGTLLEPTTKDELYNGTVKVPLGLLSHSDQYQQWQSSVSDKRSNLGWGGKMADLMRDMNQATEISMNISLAGTNLFQSGVETIEFVIDPRNGSLGISGYRPDNTYDNFNIARTHAIDTMLDHNYQDIFQKTYVDVIRSSRDGHLKFTDALDNAPIINTQFSDNDISQAFKMVARTISAHEDLKFKRQIFFINFSGWDHHDEVLNNQNEMLGIVDTAISEFNTALEELNLSNQVTTFSSSEFGRSLISNGNGTDHAWGGNVFVMGGAVNGKRLYGKYPLLTMNNDLNIYDGIMIPTTSVDQYFAEIALWMGVQPSDLSYMLPNIGNFYDTKSGKAPLGFLKF from the coding sequence ATGACTATCAATAAAATATCCAGAAGAAAATTTGTAGGTCAATTAAGTTGCGCTGCATTAGGGTATACTTCTATCATGAATTCATTAATCCATTTAAAAGGCATCAATGCGCTTACCGCTGCGAATTCCATGATGGACCCACAATACAAAGCCTTAGTTTGTTTAATGCTTTCCGGCGGCAATGATTCCTATAATATGCTCGTGCCAATGGGGAATAAAGAATATACGGATTATGCTAAAATACGATCTAACCTGGCCATCCCAAAAACTGAATTATTACCTATTACAGTAAATAATTCACCAGGTAGAACATTTGGCATTCATCCCTCTATGAAACACGCCCAAAAATTATTTGAAGATGGAAAATTAACCTTTATTTCTAATGTTGGAACCTTGTTGGAACCAACTACTAAAGATGAACTTTATAATGGCACTGTAAAAGTTCCATTAGGTCTTTTATCACATTCAGATCAATATCAACAATGGCAATCTTCGGTTTCAGATAAACGATCAAATCTAGGATGGGGCGGTAAAATGGCTGATTTAATGCGCGATATGAATCAAGCTACAGAAATCTCTATGAATATTTCATTGGCGGGTACAAACTTATTTCAATCTGGTGTTGAAACCATTGAGTTTGTAATCGACCCTCGAAATGGAAGTCTTGGAATTAGTGGGTACAGACCAGATAATACCTATGACAACTTTAATATTGCACGTACCCATGCAATTGATACGATGTTGGATCATAACTACCAGGATATTTTTCAAAAAACCTATGTGGATGTTATAAGAAGTTCAAGAGATGGACATTTGAAATTTACAGATGCACTCGATAATGCGCCTATTATAAATACGCAGTTTTCTGACAATGATATTTCTCAGGCATTTAAAATGGTAGCTCGTACAATTTCTGCACATGAAGATTTAAAATTCAAACGCCAGATATTTTTTATTAATTTTTCTGGTTGGGATCATCATGATGAAGTATTGAATAATCAAAATGAAATGTTAGGTATAGTAGATACTGCTATTTCAGAATTTAATACTGCATTGGAAGAGTTAAATCTTTCAAATCAGGTAACTACTTTTTCCTCTTCTGAATTTGGTCGATCTTTAATTTCAAATGGCAATGGTACAGATCATGCCTGGGGTGGGAATGTGTTTGTTATGGGGGGTGCTGTAAATGGAAAAAGACTCTATGGAAAATACCCATTATTAACCATGAACAATGATTTAAATATTTATGATGGCATTATGATTCCAACAACCTCGGTTGATCAATATTTCGCAGAAATAGCATTGTGGATGGGTGTTCAACCTTCTGATCTTAGTTATATGCTTCCTAATATTGGTAATTTTTATGATACAAAATCTGGAAAAGCTCCATTAGGTTTTTTAAAATTTTAA
- a CDS encoding DUF1800 family protein, whose amino-acid sequence MNYKLITGIICMGLFVDLLYSQKVILGGPNSNSISVISSDNWKPSNRKDSTSAFATINGDGMIFDQINASRFLYQATLGSNLAEIKKVAGMDFGNWIDTQIKSTPTSYLKETEAVFKEVVDWHFATGGDSANIVSMPNWIHFQYAWWTAHMNNQDKLRQRIALALSEIYVVSFDSGLDGFGAGLASYYDIFTKHAFGNVKDILLDVTLHPCMGFYLSHLNNPKTDTIENTKPDENYAREIMQLFSIGLNELNSDGSIKLDNQGQAIPTYTQLDIKEFAKIFTGLGISKVVPNMYTDTAVFGMGIYLADMTAPMKMYEYYHEPGKKYLLNGAIIPEGQSGMRDVRDAVEVLFQHPNVGPFFSKQLIQRLIKSNPSPAYINRISRVFDNDGKGVRGNLAAIIKAILLDPEARDCDWMMDEHNGQLREPFLRYSHFAAAMDVEQYYGRYWNIGYDFFNNTGQLPLLAPSVFNFFSPFYRPKGELDKNGLVGPEFQIHNSRTSIGYLNQVNNWSVYDYVMYSWERDDPYAILNLNELEALAQDPEILVNRLDILLTHGTLSDRTRGIIKETMGKFIFGNYREERVRMALYLIMISPDYAIFK is encoded by the coding sequence ATGAACTACAAATTAATTACAGGGATAATTTGTATGGGGCTTTTTGTGGATTTGCTTTATTCACAAAAAGTGATCCTCGGAGGTCCTAATTCAAATTCAATTTCGGTTATTTCAAGTGATAACTGGAAACCATCGAATCGAAAAGATTCCACTTCAGCTTTTGCTACCATCAATGGCGATGGAATGATTTTCGATCAAATAAACGCTAGTCGTTTTCTTTACCAAGCTACCCTAGGGTCAAATCTTGCCGAAATCAAAAAAGTAGCAGGGATGGATTTTGGGAATTGGATTGATACCCAAATTAAAAGCACTCCTACATCTTATTTAAAAGAAACCGAAGCTGTTTTCAAAGAAGTTGTCGATTGGCATTTTGCCACTGGAGGGGATTCTGCCAACATCGTATCAATGCCAAATTGGATTCATTTCCAATACGCTTGGTGGACTGCCCACATGAATAATCAAGACAAATTAAGACAGCGAATTGCATTGGCTTTGAGTGAAATCTATGTTGTTTCTTTTGATTCTGGTTTGGATGGCTTTGGTGCCGGATTAGCTAGTTATTATGACATCTTTACGAAACATGCTTTCGGTAATGTAAAGGATATTTTATTGGATGTTACACTACATCCTTGTATGGGTTTTTATTTAAGTCATTTAAATAACCCGAAAACAGATACCATAGAAAATACTAAACCAGACGAAAATTATGCCCGAGAAATTATGCAATTATTTAGTATTGGGCTCAATGAATTGAATTCTGATGGAAGTATAAAATTGGACAATCAAGGGCAAGCGATACCTACTTACACACAATTAGATATAAAGGAATTTGCAAAAATATTTACGGGATTAGGGATTTCTAAAGTGGTTCCCAATATGTACACAGATACCGCTGTTTTTGGAATGGGCATTTATTTGGCAGATATGACTGCTCCCATGAAAATGTATGAATATTATCATGAACCTGGAAAAAAATATCTTTTAAATGGAGCCATAATTCCAGAAGGTCAATCCGGAATGAGAGATGTTCGGGATGCTGTAGAAGTACTTTTCCAACATCCTAATGTAGGTCCGTTTTTTAGTAAACAGCTTATACAAAGGCTTATTAAATCGAATCCAAGTCCAGCTTATATTAATCGAATTTCCAGGGTTTTTGATAACGATGGTAAAGGTGTGCGCGGTAATTTAGCAGCTATCATTAAGGCTATTTTATTAGATCCTGAAGCTAGAGATTGTGATTGGATGATGGATGAACACAATGGCCAATTACGTGAACCATTTCTTAGGTATTCTCATTTTGCAGCTGCCATGGATGTTGAACAATATTATGGCAGATACTGGAATATTGGATATGATTTTTTTAATAATACAGGTCAGTTACCATTATTAGCTCCTTCTGTTTTTAATTTCTTTTCACCCTTTTACAGACCAAAGGGAGAATTGGATAAAAATGGTTTGGTAGGACCAGAATTTCAAATTCACAATTCAAGAACGAGCATCGGTTATTTAAATCAAGTGAATAATTGGTCCGTTTATGATTATGTTATGTATAGTTGGGAACGAGATGATCCATATGCAATTTTAAATTTAAATGAATTAGAAGCGCTGGCTCAAGATCCAGAAATACTTGTAAATCGTTTGGATATCTTACTTACACATGGAACTTTAAGCGACCGCACGAGAGGCATAATTAAAGAAACAATGGGTAAATTCATTTTCGGTAATTACCGGGAAGAGCGTGTTCGAATGGCACTTTATCTAATTATGATTTCACCTGATTACGCAATCTTTAAATAA
- a CDS encoding glycosyltransferase, protein MHILIANTGKIPVTKYGGTERVIWYLGKELSKMGHQISFLVEENSTCEFAEVLYLDKTKSLNQQIPRHIDFVHFNFQLKEKIDKPYLVTMHGNPHPSEILDKNTVFVSKNHAARNHSTQYVYNGLDWDDYGIPDLNNQRNYFHFLGNASWRLKNVKGAIQIINKTKDEHLKVLGGNRLNFRMGFRFTMSNRVSFCGMVGGKEKNELLQGSKGLIFPVLWDEPFGLAIIESLYFGCPVFGTPRGSLPEIVNDKIGFLSADLNALSDALERSNQYSREACHEYATSKFNSKIMATSYLEKYKLILSQNNLTTE, encoded by the coding sequence ATGCATATTCTAATAGCCAATACTGGAAAAATACCTGTGACCAAGTATGGCGGAACGGAACGTGTAATTTGGTATTTGGGAAAAGAATTATCCAAAATGGGTCATCAGATTAGCTTTCTGGTTGAAGAAAATTCAACTTGCGAATTTGCAGAAGTCCTTTATTTGGACAAAACAAAATCATTAAATCAACAAATTCCAAGACATATTGATTTTGTACATTTTAATTTTCAATTAAAAGAAAAAATTGATAAGCCCTATCTCGTTACAATGCATGGAAATCCACATCCATCTGAAATTCTTGATAAAAACACAGTGTTTGTTTCCAAAAATCATGCAGCAAGAAATCATTCAACACAATATGTATATAATGGATTAGATTGGGATGACTATGGAATTCCAGACTTAAATAATCAAAGAAACTATTTTCATTTTTTGGGAAACGCTTCATGGCGATTAAAAAATGTAAAAGGAGCTATTCAAATTATAAATAAAACCAAAGACGAACATTTGAAAGTATTAGGTGGGAATCGTCTTAATTTCAGAATGGGATTTCGGTTTACAATGAGCAATCGCGTATCATTTTGTGGCATGGTAGGTGGTAAAGAAAAAAATGAATTATTACAAGGATCCAAAGGGCTCATTTTTCCAGTGCTGTGGGATGAACCATTTGGTTTGGCGATTATTGAAAGTCTGTATTTCGGCTGCCCGGTATTTGGAACTCCACGAGGCTCCTTGCCAGAAATAGTCAACGATAAAATAGGATTCCTTTCTGCTGATCTTAATGCTTTATCGGATGCTCTTGAACGTTCCAATCAATATTCAAGGGAAGCTTGTCATGAATATGCAACAAGCAAATTTAACTCAAAAATTATGGCAACTTCTTATCTTGAAAAATACAAATTGATCTTAAGCCAAAACAATTTAACAACCGAATAA
- a CDS encoding DNA translocase FtsK, which translates to MARSKKSKLSAGDAFVLWLKDERLSKILAILCFMMALFILISSISYFFTWKADQDKILNYSWKILFNPKVVITNWLGKLGALSSHILFYYGFGLAAILFIPVLIHLGFRFLHRGGWLSFLRFTTHSMVIMSLLSMIFYYIFQTLNFPYGGAFGARNCEWIEGFMGPIGAGLSLIFGLIALLVWYYNPSMQTFQADAVGHTAASSLWNAEWFNLKNAFHSFTQTDKPSPEQFLKTTANPIPQQKPIMVDWSDYPESDDLLASLAPKEVKTKVQPTLEIIEDPEAAYIPPAFQNTEQSDHQYSHQAVSEEEDGWEAETGADYDPKANLSSYKAPGLELLHDYADQKFEIDRDELETNKNLIIATLQHYKIEIQKIKATIGPTVTLYEIVPAPGVRISRIKSLEDDIALSLSAQGIRIIAPIPGKGTIGIEVANKNRQTVPLKELLRSEKFNDPKLELPIALGKNISNEVIVADLTKMPHLLIAGATGQGKSVGINAILMSLLYRKHPAEVKLVLIDPKKVELPIYSVIAKHFLAQLPNSDESIITDNSKVIYTLNSLCIEMDQRYELLKLARVRNILEYNDKFTKRKLNPEKGHKYLPYIVLVIDEFADLIMTAGKEVEMPLGRLAQLARAVGIHLIIATQRPSVKIITGLIKANFPGRIAFKVSSNIDSRTILDYGGAERLIGRGDMLFNVGSDMIRLQCAYVDTPEVERVIKHIGNQQSYGMPYFLPEYKGDEADNGGAMIDFSDLDELLFEAARLVVSSQHGSTSMIQRRLKLGYNRAGRIMDQLEQLGIVSMGEGSKPREVLVFTEVELENILSKLKK; encoded by the coding sequence ATGGCGCGGTCGAAAAAGAGCAAACTGTCCGCCGGGGACGCTTTTGTCCTTTGGCTAAAAGATGAAAGACTTTCTAAAATTCTTGCCATCTTATGTTTTATGATGGCTCTATTCATCTTAATTTCTTCTATTTCCTATTTCTTTACCTGGAAAGCAGATCAGGATAAAATATTAAACTATTCCTGGAAAATTTTATTCAATCCTAAAGTTGTAATTACAAATTGGCTTGGCAAATTAGGTGCTCTATCCTCCCATATTTTATTCTATTATGGTTTTGGACTAGCTGCAATTTTGTTTATACCAGTCTTGATTCATCTGGGATTTCGCTTCTTACACCGCGGAGGATGGCTTTCCTTTTTACGATTTACGACCCATTCTATGGTGATCATGTCATTACTTTCCATGATCTTTTATTATATTTTTCAAACCCTGAATTTTCCTTATGGTGGTGCTTTTGGCGCTCGTAATTGTGAATGGATAGAAGGTTTTATGGGCCCTATCGGCGCTGGATTAAGCCTGATTTTTGGATTAATTGCCCTGCTTGTTTGGTATTATAATCCTTCCATGCAGACCTTTCAAGCGGATGCTGTTGGACATACCGCAGCTTCTTCTCTATGGAATGCTGAATGGTTTAATTTAAAAAATGCATTTCATTCCTTTACACAAACTGACAAACCATCACCTGAACAGTTTCTAAAAACTACTGCGAATCCGATTCCTCAGCAAAAACCAATCATGGTTGATTGGAGCGATTATCCTGAAAGTGATGATTTATTAGCATCCTTAGCTCCAAAAGAAGTTAAAACTAAAGTTCAACCTACTTTAGAAATTATTGAAGACCCAGAAGCAGCCTATATCCCACCTGCTTTTCAAAATACAGAACAAAGCGATCATCAGTATTCCCATCAAGCCGTCTCCGAAGAGGAAGACGGCTGGGAAGCTGAGACAGGAGCTGACTATGATCCAAAAGCAAATCTTTCTTCCTATAAAGCACCTGGGCTTGAGTTATTACATGATTATGCCGATCAAAAATTTGAAATTGATAGAGATGAATTAGAAACTAACAAAAACCTAATAATAGCTACACTTCAACATTATAAAATAGAAATCCAAAAAATAAAAGCAACCATTGGTCCTACTGTAACACTTTATGAAATTGTCCCTGCACCGGGAGTCCGTATATCCAGAATTAAAAGCCTTGAAGATGATATCGCCTTAAGTTTATCAGCACAAGGCATTCGAATTATCGCACCCATACCAGGAAAAGGAACCATAGGGATTGAAGTTGCAAATAAAAACAGACAAACTGTTCCGCTAAAAGAATTACTTCGGTCTGAAAAGTTCAATGATCCAAAATTGGAATTGCCGATTGCCTTAGGTAAAAATATTTCCAATGAAGTCATTGTTGCTGATTTAACCAAAATGCCTCATTTGCTTATTGCAGGAGCTACCGGTCAAGGAAAATCAGTTGGCATCAATGCGATCTTAATGTCCCTACTCTATCGCAAACATCCGGCAGAAGTAAAACTTGTATTAATTGATCCGAAAAAAGTCGAACTGCCAATTTATTCTGTAATTGCAAAACACTTTCTTGCTCAATTACCGAATTCAGATGAGTCGATAATTACCGATAATTCTAAAGTAATTTATACATTAAATTCATTGTGCATTGAAATGGATCAGCGCTATGAACTCTTAAAATTAGCAAGGGTTAGAAATATCTTAGAATACAATGATAAATTTACAAAACGCAAGTTGAATCCCGAAAAAGGACACAAATATTTACCCTACATTGTATTAGTCATCGATGAATTTGCAGATCTGATCATGACTGCCGGCAAGGAAGTTGAAATGCCATTAGGAAGATTAGCACAATTAGCGCGTGCCGTTGGAATTCATTTAATTATCGCTACTCAAAGACCTTCTGTAAAAATTATTACAGGATTGATCAAAGCAAACTTCCCAGGAAGAATTGCATTTAAAGTCTCTTCCAATATCGACTCCAGAACAATATTGGATTATGGTGGCGCTGAACGTTTAATTGGTCGTGGTGATATGCTTTTCAATGTTGGCTCAGATATGATTCGCTTACAATGTGCTTATGTAGATACTCCAGAAGTAGAACGCGTAATCAAACATATAGGTAATCAACAAAGCTATGGTATGCCATACTTCCTCCCAGAATACAAAGGGGATGAGGCCGATAATGGAGGTGCTATGATTGATTTTAGTGACTTGGATGAATTACTTTTTGAAGCTGCTCGATTGGTCGTGAGCTCGCAACATGGGAGTACCAGTATGATTCAACGCCGTTTAAAATTAGGCTATAACCGTGCAGGTCGAATTATGGACCAGCTCGAACAACTCGGTATTGTCAGCATGGGAGAAGGTAGTAAACCTAGAGAAGTGTTGGTCTTTACGGAAGTTGAATTGGAAAATATTCTATCTAAACTTAAAAAATAA
- a CDS encoding saccharopine dehydrogenase NADP-binding domain-containing protein, which translates to MYIKHKVIIAGAGGIGRAAGLIMAEQPDFDCELFIGDIYNEVAIQTSDWIQKGASSLVNIETFELIPGAVTEHMDYVFKSADILLDCLPGSEAPRMARFAKQYHLHYVNLTEYVDETNQILELAKDADTGFILQSGLAPGYVNILANHLYKEFVSEFGDLNIEKISMKVGALTKITKDPHFYGFTWSPIGVATEYVKEAIVIKDGVKTSIPSLSDTRSIIIDGIHYEDDYTSGGAADLPDYFAGKVNALDYKTIRYPGHYGWVRKQLEEIGQHSNMELALLDRMSQQIPHSEDDIIILYISVLGKDQQGILRIKERSLRIEPSYVGSHKLKAIQTATAAPMLEAARMLLSGKYKGPLLQSQIDTHEFLQGSFVQMIYNQKKYREFV; encoded by the coding sequence ATGTATATAAAACATAAAGTGATTATTGCGGGGGCAGGGGGGATTGGTCGTGCTGCAGGCTTAATCATGGCTGAGCAACCTGATTTTGATTGTGAACTTTTTATTGGAGATATCTATAATGAGGTTGCTATCCAAACTTCTGATTGGATTCAAAAAGGGGCTTCAAGTTTAGTAAATATTGAAACCTTTGAATTAATTCCAGGCGCAGTAACAGAGCATATGGACTATGTTTTTAAATCTGCTGATATACTTTTAGATTGTTTACCTGGTTCTGAAGCTCCAAGAATGGCTCGTTTTGCAAAGCAATATCACCTGCATTATGTTAATCTTACGGAATATGTAGACGAAACCAATCAAATTCTTGAATTGGCAAAAGATGCAGATACTGGCTTTATTTTGCAATCCGGACTTGCACCAGGCTATGTCAATATACTAGCTAACCATTTATACAAGGAGTTTGTCTCTGAATTTGGAGATCTGAATATTGAGAAAATTTCTATGAAAGTTGGTGCTTTGACAAAAATCACCAAAGATCCACATTTTTATGGTTTTACCTGGAGCCCTATTGGTGTTGCGACAGAATATGTTAAAGAAGCTATTGTAATTAAGGATGGGGTTAAAACAAGTATTCCCTCTTTATCAGATACAAGATCTATAATCATTGACGGGATTCATTATGAAGACGATTATACCAGTGGAGGTGCTGCAGACTTACCAGATTATTTTGCTGGTAAAGTAAATGCACTCGATTATAAAACGATTCGATATCCTGGGCATTATGGATGGGTTCGCAAGCAATTAGAAGAGATTGGTCAGCATTCAAATATGGAATTGGCTTTATTAGATCGTATGAGCCAGCAAATTCCGCATTCAGAAGATGATATTATCATATTATATATAAGCGTATTAGGTAAAGATCAACAAGGCATATTGAGAATTAAAGAGCGAAGCCTTAGAATTGAGCCTTCCTATGTTGGAAGTCATAAATTAAAAGCAATTCAGACGGCAACGGCTGCACCCATGTTAGAAGCGGCAAGAATGTTATTGAGTGGAAAATATAAAGGGCCGTTATTACAATCTCAGATAGATACCCATGAGTTTCTGCAAGGTTCATTTGTGCAAATGATATACAATCAAAAGAAATACAGAGAATTCGTATAG
- a CDS encoding acyl-CoA dehydrogenase family protein, translating into MNSQILKGGEFLIKDTDYLLNFTPEDLSDDQQMIRQSVRDFVEHEIWPKGNILSEQVGLLMQAAELGLLGAHIPEIYGGAPLDTFSNTLISEELGRGEASFNTSLAAHTGIGMLPILYFGSEELKKRYLPGMCNGQLKAAYCLTEPGSGSDALSAKTQAVLSPDGLYYFITGQKIWISNAGFADLFIVFAQIDGNKFTGFVVERNSQGISLGEEENKLGIKGSSTRQVYFENVKVPAGNILGQIGKGHLIAFNVLNIGRYKLGAMCMGGAKKSIGIGIQYANERIQFGQPISSYGAIQYKLAESAIRTFALESTVYRVADLMEDKKNEELKSGNEYSIAMLESAEEYAVECAIIKISGSEVIDYIVDELIQIHGGYGYSEEYPAARAYRDARINRIYEGTNEINRMLIINMILRRTMKGALDLVGPAWDVQKELTGLPNMQIPEGDYGLERRTIKDFRKMVLMVAGAAVKYQMDGKHDLKVQQEILMNIADMIIDLYLSESILLRVQKLKEKNNTAHLLEFESMMHVYFWDAQSRLAKNGQDALASFATGDELRIMLLGMKRFARYDPVNVKEHRRMIATKLITAGEYCF; encoded by the coding sequence ATGAATTCCCAAATTTTAAAAGGTGGTGAATTTTTAATTAAAGACACCGATTATCTATTAAATTTTACCCCGGAAGACTTATCGGATGATCAACAAATGATACGGCAATCTGTAAGAGATTTTGTTGAACATGAGATCTGGCCAAAAGGAAACATCCTAAGTGAGCAAGTTGGACTTTTGATGCAAGCCGCTGAATTGGGTCTTCTAGGCGCACATATACCTGAAATTTATGGCGGTGCTCCCTTAGACACTTTTAGTAATACTTTGATCTCGGAAGAATTAGGAAGGGGTGAGGCGAGTTTTAATACTTCATTGGCTGCACATACAGGAATTGGAATGTTGCCCATCTTATATTTTGGTTCAGAGGAATTGAAAAAGCGGTATTTGCCTGGAATGTGCAATGGGCAACTTAAGGCAGCGTATTGCCTTACAGAACCTGGATCAGGTTCCGATGCCCTCTCTGCAAAAACACAAGCTGTATTAAGTCCGGATGGTTTGTATTATTTTATAACAGGTCAAAAAATTTGGATTTCAAATGCAGGATTTGCAGATCTTTTTATTGTTTTTGCCCAAATAGATGGAAATAAATTTACGGGTTTTGTTGTTGAACGAAATTCACAAGGTATAAGTCTTGGGGAGGAAGAAAACAAATTAGGGATTAAAGGATCATCTACCCGTCAAGTGTATTTTGAAAATGTAAAAGTTCCAGCTGGCAATATTCTTGGCCAAATTGGAAAAGGCCATTTGATAGCCTTTAATGTGCTCAATATAGGACGTTATAAATTGGGTGCTATGTGTATGGGGGGAGCTAAAAAATCCATCGGTATTGGCATCCAATATGCAAATGAAAGAATTCAGTTTGGTCAGCCAATTTCTAGTTATGGTGCAATTCAATATAAATTAGCAGAATCTGCAATCCGAACATTTGCATTAGAATCTACTGTGTATCGCGTTGCGGATCTCATGGAAGATAAAAAGAATGAAGAGCTAAAATCTGGCAATGAATATTCAATCGCGATGCTGGAGTCAGCTGAAGAATATGCTGTCGAATGCGCTATTATTAAAATAAGTGGTTCAGAAGTTATTGATTATATAGTGGATGAGCTTATTCAAATTCACGGAGGTTATGGTTATAGTGAAGAATATCCAGCAGCACGTGCATATCGGGATGCAAGAATTAATCGAATTTATGAAGGCACCAATGAAATAAATCGAATGCTAATCATCAACATGATTTTGAGGAGAACTATGAAAGGTGCATTAGATCTAGTTGGCCCTGCTTGGGATGTTCAAAAAGAATTAACAGGACTTCCAAATATGCAAATTCCGGAAGGAGATTATGGTCTTGAAAGAAGAACCATCAAAGATTTTAGAAAAATGGTTTTAATGGTAGCAGGTGCTGCTGTTAAATATCAAATGGATGGCAAACATGATTTAAAAGTCCAACAGGAAATATTAATGAATATTGCAGATATGATTATTGATCTGTATTTATCAGAATCCATTTTATTGCGGGTTCAAAAATTAAAGGAGAAAAACAATACTGCACATCTTTTGGAGTTTGAATCTATGATGCATGTTTATTTTTGGGATGCTCAAAGTAGACTTGCGAAAAATGGTCAAGATGCTTTAGCTTCTTTTGCAACGGGCGATGAGTTAAGAATTATGCTGCTTGGCATGAAACGGTTTGCAAGATATGATCCTGTTAACGTAAAAGAACACCGACGTATGATTGCAACAAAACTAATAACGGCAGGAGAATATTGTTTTTAG